The window TTTACAACAGGAATCTGGAACCAGCAAAGTTTTGCTTGAAAGTGATTAATGAAAAATTCTGAACCACCTTTTTGTTTGGGTGCTATGTTTCGTCCGTTTGGGTGCCAACCAACAATGACATCAGTCAGATAGGCTGTAAATCCTGTTGCAGAGGCAATTGTATTGGTATGTCTCGTCACAAGCTCCTCAGTAAGGTTTTGTAATTAGCCTCTATAGATCTTCTGTACTGGTTCATGTAGTTTTGCCATTTCTGTTGCTTCATAGCCGCATCTGCGTTTTGTGCTTACGATACATCTTTGCTCCTTCCCTTTCTACTTCCTTCCCTGAAGATGACACAAAATTAAGTGCAAATGCAAACCGTTTGACGTATACTAAAACCATGCTTTCAACCATGTTTATTTCATCTCATTCGTCTCTTTAAATCCATGCACACGTAACTTCTGCAGTGTCAAGAATGTTCAGCCTCTGAAAAACAACTTCACGCTACTTTGACCCACCTTTGTTGCACAATAGTCACCTAATTTCATTGTAGATGTTATGATGTTGACATGTGATGAAGAATGTCCCACTGATTCTCTaggaatattaaaaaaatctcTATTTATCTGTACAAACCTAACCCTCCTATTTTGTGGGAGATGTAATTTTCCTTTCTAAAGAGAAAGCTGATTAAGTGCAGCTCTTACCTGATCAGTCAGAtgtaataacgatccagccagaATTTTTGTTGTCACGCTTACATTCAGCCAACTGGTGCAGACATGTCCGTCAGTATTGTCTCACATCGTCCAAATCTATGATCCAGGCTCCGTTTCCAGGAAATACCTTTGCAGCAGCGCAGTGACCAAAGGCATGATCTCACCTGTTTGAGCTCATAGATCATGCTGTTCATCACTACTCAGTTGATTGTACAAGGTGCCAACATACCAGCAGGCCAGGATCTGTTAATAGATGTAATTGTCTTTCATACACATTGTATGATTTATTACTCCAACGACAGAAAGTGGTTGTTTTGGATCAAAGCGAGCATATGTCTGTGTACATTGGTGTTGTTCTGATATTTCTCATCCAAGAATGATCTGTTCGGTGTATTTGCCAGGCAACTTGATAATATATTCACATTTGTAATCATGAGTCATTGTACAATGCGTCTTTGTCGACCTCTGTTGTCTTTTTGTTGCCCTGCTTGGACACGATGCCGTGTACGTGTAGATGTCCGGGTGTTGCAGTATACAATGTGACCAGCAGGCTGTGCTATAGGACTGACTGAATGTCACCTGAAAGGGTTTCCTTTCATACTATGATTGCGGTCATAAGACTTGTTTTATGATGATATTGTAAAAACATCAGATTTGTGCGTTATATATATTAAGGTTGATGCATATTTCTGCTTATTTTTCTTTACTGGGAAGGAAATTTGGGATTTTGCATTTCCCCTTCCTCAGGAACTGCTCGGTATTCCATTCCCACTTTAAGGAAAGCTCACCTGTCTTTCTGCATTTTTGGtttccaaattaaaataaatgttaattGTTCTTGTTtgattaaaaagtgtgtttattggAGTGACCATTAATCATTATTCTAAATATATTCAGATGTGGTTGAAAGGGCCAGTTCAAATGATGATTATAGGAATGTTCAGTACTCATTTATTGGGTAGATGAAATTTGCAGAATGCTTGTCAAAATAGAACTTGCTCAAGTTCGAGACATGATTATAAACTGTTGGTGCACATAAGGTTCCTCAAATAAATTAGGAGCCAAAACCATGAGTttcatatatataaaaataaaaaacaggattGAAAGTCtaatttctttgatttcttttgcATGTGTAAGATTTGAATGAATTATTGACAAAATGTTTGAACTGAAAACTCATTTAAACCAAGTAAATCTATGATGATATTGAGAAGATAAAGAGCAAAGGTGAAACTACTGTTGAAACCAGAGGCTGTGTTGCTCATCTATGCTGGTTAAACAGCAGAACAAGCGATGCTGCGTGCATGTGAAATGTGATCTGTGAGCTTGGGGTCGGCTCTGGACCGTTGTGAAGCTGATCCCATGATGACAGAGGTGAAGCTTGGCTTGGAACAGGATCTCCgcctcagcagaggaggaactCTGTCTCTCTTAATCAACGTTCAATGTCAGGACGAGTGACTCAAGGTCAACGAGAAGGCTCTGAGAAAACGTGAGGCAACTCTAGAGAGGAGAATATCTGTCCATCCAGCTATGGTATCAGTGTTTGCTGATGGGTGGACCAGTCAGACAGTTCCCTGAGGTAGTTTGGACCAAACAGGTCACTGTTGTGGTCTGTGTGCAGACAGTAAGGATTgtcctcagcagcacctgcaaaAGAAAGAGATCATACAAACACAAATCCATCCcaggcagctgctgctacaaagGCTAGCTTAAAGAGTTGCTGGTAAGAAACGATCAAACTTTTAGACCAGAAGTGAAGTAAAGGAAACCAGGATCATACAGTGCCACTGGTCccacagcgtgtgtgttttccatcctctctgctctccactCTGGTTCCACAGGCCAGTGTTGCTGACATGGTCCATTATCTACATGAGAAAAGAGAAGATAAAACATGAGGAGTCCCAACTGCCTTCCAAGCATATGCAACAAGTGCCAGTTCAGTTAACCCGAATGTGGTTTACGTTGAAGACGGCCTcgttctgctccagctcttctggtTTGGCCTCCCACGTACCTGCAGGACGACAAtcccacccatcatcatcatcagacaacaggcaacaacaacaccagCAGAAGCGGCGCCTCACTGTGTAGTTGACAGTTGTCTAGGGAGTCTTCTGAGGGTGTGTCATCCTTCTGCGTTGGCTCTGAGATGGTTCTGGTGGAACAGGGTTGCCAAGCAGAGAATtcaccttcagcagcatcaCGTAGACGTGGCGGTCTTCCTTCAGGTCTGCTGAACAGCCGCAACCCTGAGAGGGACAGAAGAGTCGCTGTAAGATGATCACAAGAATAAATTGTTCAGAACTGTCCCCACTGAGCTGGTCTGTGTAAATGAGCCTAAACGGCTTGGACTCTTTACAAATGCACTCGTCACCTCTCCTGCGTCTCCGCGGCTGCATGCTGGGCATCATCCTGTACACCCGGAAGGCATTGTTGCCCCTCTTCCTGCTGTGCTCGTGGAGCTCACACACATCAGGCAGAGAGTTCAAGGCACAACGGAAATTTGCCTTCCACGTCTTTGGGTCTGGTTTGTCTTTTCCTGGATGGTAGCGTCCTGACGTGACCAGGAAGAGAGACACTGAAGTGAGAAGTCGTGGTATGTAAGTGTGTTTCTATAGGTAAAGCAAAGATCAACTGCATGTCCATGTATTAGCTACAACATTCTTCCTGTGATTCATTTAGTCTGAAGAATTTTTTGGTTCTCTCATTCCTATTTATTCCCATTCCCTTGACAACCGTTACTGGACTTTGGCAGCAACATGATctccaaaaacagcagaagaagctgaGTTTTCCCATGAAGATTTTCCCAAGATGGGAATGGTTTCATGTATCACTACAGCTTTTCTGAACATTTCCTTTGCATGTACAGAAATGACAGTTTTGTAGTAATAAGACCTGTAACTGAGATATGGAATGATGAAAATAACCTTATTATAATCATTAATCTCTCAGTTGGGTACTAACTTTTAATACCTTGTTGGATATTAaaatagatatagatatatagatcaGTTGTAAGGTAAAAGtacaataaaacaacaataataacatcaGTAATAAGAATAAACGTGATTATAATGACTATAGTGTTGAttataagaataataataaagccAAAGACAAATGTAGGAGTAGGTTAAACTCAAAGTATGAGTTGGGCTCCTACCAGTGTGCATGGCCCAACTTCTGAAAAGTGTTGCATCTTGGTCGATACTCCAACCATGACGAGCTGCATGTTTCCATGGGATTTGGAAGATTTGTGCTGACTGATTAGTTtagggaaaagagggagaaacacTAACTTTCAAAATAACACGTCAATTTCAAAGCTTGCTGTGTGGTTTACCTGGTCCAGCCAGCTGACTCCAGGGTATCTCCCAGACTgaatctgctcctccagccatGGCCGCAGCCTCAGACGACCACCGTGCTGCATGTTGCTTCAGTACCTGCAGACCAACCATGGACAGCCTCACCGATAACACCGCAAATCCTCCTGTACCTTAGGTAAGCCTACCTCCCAAAAATCCTTCCAATCAAAGACCTGACCTACCCCTCCCTTCCAgttacaggaagtggagcttcTCCAGTAATTCTAGTCACTCAGCCAGAACAGAAATCTGGTTGGTTACATGAGGTTTTTCTCATGCAGAACCACCATCAGAACCATTGTGTTAAGTGTGGTAGAGGTCACTAAGATGATGTAGCTAAGATGATCCTGTCTGATAGGTCTGAAGGTTGGACAGTAGCTAAAATGATGGCTGCATTGAATTGAATTAATCTTAAAAGTTGAGGGAGTCATCCTGACATCCTGTTCTCTCCATACTGTGGAGAGAATGGtggcatgtgcacacacatcaGCTGAAGGCGTCTTCTGTTCTGATACTCCACAACCGGGGTCTGTGAACATCGCTCTGCTCCAGGATCACCTGGGACCTGTTGGTGAGGATTGCTTCCTGCAATGAACACCCACTTCCCATCACCTCACATGCTCACAGCTTACAGGCTAGAACTTGCACTGAGCTGGATCTCtatttatatactgtatgttaaaGATCAAAACAGTTTTTTACTTTTAAGTGTTTTGCTTAAATGTCACTGAGCCGATCCAAGAGCAGGAGGGTCCACATGAACCCACCAGACATCGTCACATGTACTGGCATGCACAGAAGATTGTGTAACCTCTTGACTGAGGCTTTGCTACTTCAGAGATGCTATTTCCTGTGAATTTTGAGTATAAACTCCGTGTAACACTGTTGTGTCACGTGAGTCACAGTTCCAGAGAACAACTGTAAGAGAGTAGTTTAGCAATAAACTCAGAGTGACGCATGTTTACCGCtgatcttttcttctttaaaagcCTCAGCCTTGATCTGACTCACTAATGGCTGATGCTGGTGTATAGTTACAATCTTCCAATATTCAacgaaacaacaaaacaaatgccGTCAGTGATTTTATTTAGGACAAACACTTGCCATCAAAATCTCGCAACGACATTTTACACACCATTAGGCACATTACAATAACATGTAATTTACTGTGCCCTGTGTTTGTAGAATAACAGAGTGAAAAGTAGAGTTCAAAGTTGCCATAAGCTGTTTAAGCACAGTAAATTAGGCCCTTTATAAATCAAGCAATGTATTTACATGTACATTTCTTCACTGATTCTCTATTTTAACAAGTACAAAGAACTTTTAATCTATTCTCTGTAATCTGAGAATAATGTTGTTGACTTCTGAGCTTGTATCTTAAAGGTTGGTGGTTAACCTGGATGAACCAGTTGAAACATCAAGAGGGTCAAAATGAACTTGGTAccatttaaatatgaatatttcCCTGCTGCTTTGCATTATGGATACATATTATTTAGTGACACACTGGTTAATATCGGACCCAACCCTCTGCTGTTCTTggtcctctccatcctccttaGTCCCAGTGAGAACCCCAACATCATCTCTGCCTCctgtcttcttcctcatccCTTTCCTTCTTGCAGATCTGCTTCTACTATCCTTTAACTCCCAAGCATTTACAAAAAATTTGCACATTTGTTGAGAAGCTTACTAAAGTTTCAGTGTAACATCAGTGTATTCAGAGGAAAAGTGAAAGATTTACACCAGCTCCAAATATTTTTagaagatggaaaaaaggaggtaaagctcTGCTATAGTGACCTTAAGTTGAGAGTACAATCACATTCTCAACATTTCATTACCAGACATGTGTGGCCTCCACGCTTTGGTAGCCACTGTCAATAATCATTGGTGTTGACTGGTCAGCAGAGAGCAGTGACAAAAAGGGTGTTTGGAAGGTTGGAGAGGCGGCGCCACAGCGGGCATTATCAGTGCAACAGGAAACCACCGTATGGCTGATGGATTCAGTTGTGGCAGTAAGGAGCTTGTCTGGATGTCCACTTAGGTCAGTGCTACACTTCTCTAATGTCAGATCATCAGATGGCTCCACCAGACTCTGAAAGGTCTGGTAACTGAAATCCACGGGCAGAGGGCTGTTTGAGCCTGATGGACCACCACTGCAGATGCCAGTCTCGTCACATAAAATGAACTTTTCGCTTGCATTATCAATGCTAGACACCGAAGAGCAGGCGGAGATACCTACTTGCGGAAATACGTCAAAATCCGCCTTGTGTACTTGATAGGACATATCTGTGTCCACGAGAGGCAGAGAGGCTGAAGTAAGGAGCAGATGTGCCGGCAGCTGCTGGCCATCGCAGATCAcactgtcaccatcagcaccatgaTACACTGGGTCGCAAAGCAACTGGCCTTGTGTTtggacctctgacccctcctgctgctgtgggatAGTGGGCAAGACGATGGAATAACTTTTGTTTTCAAACCCACACGATCTAAAAGCGTTGTCGTCAGCTCTGACATGAAGattggagggagaggagcatGAACTGCTGTTTGACAGCCTGTCAGTGAAGAGAGTTGATATTGGGCTTATACTGGTGAAGGGTGAAGGGTGATCTCCTGTTGTGATTACAGACTCCAGCAACCTGAAGACACAGGACAGGGTTACAAACACAGCCAATGAAAGGACACATGCGGAGCACAGACGCGATCACACTGACCACAGCTTGCTGTCATCTGTCACCAGAGGTTCCACATGGACCAGAGAAAAAATGGGCGGCACAGGTTTCAGGATCTACAGAATATTccattgaaaagaaaacagaacaaatgaaaacaacactTTTTACATGTCTTTTCCCCCCAGATCATAGAAAATAAGTTTGattctgttgtttgtgtggttgagcAGTAATAATGTGAATTCAAACCCGAGGATGCAGGTCTTTCACCATTTGTTCAGTCGGACTGATAAGAAGAAGTTTTGGTTTTGGACATTTGGCAATTTTGTCCCACCACAAATCTTTTAACCTGTAATTCAAAATGTGTCAAAAGTTAACAGGAAATGGCAGGCGAGCACATTATGACAGAGCTGCATTTAATGTGATTTACAAAGAGAACTGaggaaacattttaaatgtgcaacGTACTTTACAAAACAGAGGAATGCCACACTACTGATGAGGACTGAAGCGATGCTGAGGCTGGTGATTATGATCAAGGCAAGAGTAGCATCAGACATGGCTGTGGAGGAACATCACAACACACAGTATAAATGTGTAACCGGGGGTCAGAACAACACAGACCCATACATGAACAAAGCTGCTTTCAGCTGCTCTGTGCAACTGAACGAGAGGTGTAGTCAGCAACAATGACTGGCTCTATGTATAAATTGCAGCTGGTAGCCAGGATGTGATGCGTGAGAGAGTGATAAGCAACATCATGTAGCAACATGCAGAAATTCAAGTGTCTTTACAACaaatcttttctttaaaaagcccAAACTCACGCGTTGTGAAATCCTTCTCAGCACTGCAGTCACTGTAACGCCCGCTCAAGTCACTGTAACTTCTCACACAGACCACATATGTTGAACTTGGCTCCAAATCTTGACTGGGTAGCTGGCTAACTTTCAGACCATGTTCAATAGCCGGTGTTTCAAATCTAAAAAGCTGGCATAAAGTTTAAATAACTATATAAACACCACAACAAAGTAAAATAAAGAGGCGTCGTGGTTACCCTTACCTTTGTtgtctctccttttttaaaataagtcaCATTGGCCTTCAAGTAATTATCAACCAAGTGGTCCTCCATGTTTGACTTCCACTTGATTTCAATAACTCCCTTGGAATTCCCGATTGAGACAACTGTTGGGACTCTGGGCTTTACTGTAGAAGAATAAAGGTAGAATAATGGGTTTTGATCAGCCTAGATCCTGATAAATCTCAAAATTCTCTATGTGTAGATTATTCTGCTTTCTACTCACTGCTAGCACTTATGTCCATGTGTGTGGAGCCCAAACTCTCATTGCCCTTCCAAACAATCACAGTATGAGTAGCACCATAAATTAGGTCAATAGTGTCCAGGGAACAGTTGCATCGCCCTGCAGTACCTTGGCTGCAGTTTATGTCCCTATTAAATACAAAACATGTTAATTCAGAGGAATCCACAGCAAAATAAATGCAACCCCCCTCCCAATTTTAGTGAATTAGATTGAAAAACAACTCACTTATTTTCTTCCAAGAAACGTAACCTGTAGAGGCTGCAGTTGGGCGCTTTCACGTCACAAGAAATAGTATCGATCAAGTCATTGGTACAATCCAAATTTTGAACTATCGTGTTTGGATCATCCAAACCTGCACGCACAAAGAATGGTCATAAGAATGGTCTTCTGAGTCTGGTAAAGAGTTTAAAAGTGAGTCGTACCGAAAGTATATCCTCCATATATACCAACGAGAACTGGTAACACATTTCCCCAAATCAACAGGACAGAAATGATCCAATTGCCATGACGcctgaaagaaaacacaactaATTTACTCTGACGAGCTTACTGTCACATTTAAGATGCCCAAAGATCAACATTACCTTAACTCCATGTCGAAAGGAGATGTTCTACcctgaaggctgcagcagagtGCGAGTGAGCAATTTTCCTATGCACTTCCAGTAAGAGTGCCCCAGTATTCGCAGGAAGTGTTGCGTTCATGGTCGGGATAGGTGTGTCCGTTCTGCCAACCCGTATGCGGAACAGATATCGTTATAATATAATCAAATGATCATAGCAGAAATTTTCACTAAAGCTCTGCTCATTCGCTTCAAAACATGTTGGAAAAACGCAGGAATATGTTATTTCCTACTTTCGGTTCTGTCCACGCtataataacaaaaataacaacatcATTCTGTTATTTTCCAACAAATGGTGCTAAATCGAGGCACTGTGTAATGTCTGCGCGTCTTTGAATATTTTAAAGCAGCTTGTTGACTCTACTGCTT is drawn from Takifugu flavidus isolate HTHZ2018 chromosome 2, ASM371156v2, whole genome shotgun sequence and contains these coding sequences:
- the LOC130521551 gene encoding uncharacterized protein LOC130521551; this translates as MELRRHGNWIISVLLIWGNVLPVLVGIYGGYTFGLDDPNTIVQNLDCTNDLIDTISCDVKAPNCSLYRLRFLEENKDINCSQGTAGRCNCSLDTIDLIYGATHTVIVWKGNESLGSTHMDISASIKPRVPTVVSIGNSKGVIEIKWKSNMEDHLVDNYLKANVTYFKKGETTKLFRFETPAIEHGLKVSQLPSQDLEPSSTYVVCVRSYSDLSGRYSDCSAEKDFTTPMSDATLALIIITSLSIASVLISSVAFLCFVKLKDLWWDKIAKCPKPKLLLISPTEQMVKDLHPRILKPVPPIFSLVHVEPLVTDDSKLWLLESVITTGDHPSPFTSISPISTLFTDRLSNSSSCSSPSNLHVRADDNAFRSCGFENKSYSIVLPTIPQQQEGSEVQTQGQLLCDPVYHGADGDSVICDGQQLPAHLLLTSASLPLVDTDMSYQVHKADFDVFPQVGISACSSVSSIDNASEKFILCDETGICSGGPSGSNSPLPVDFSYQTFQSLVEPSDDLTLEKCSTDLSGHPDKLLTATTESISHTVVSCCTDNARCGAASPTFQTPFLSLLSADQSTPMIIDSGYQSVEATHVW
- the irf1a gene encoding interferon regulatory factor 1a isoform X1, translating into MQHGGRLRLRPWLEEQIQSGRYPGVSWLDQSAQIFQIPWKHAARHGWSIDQDATLFRSWAMHTVSLFLVTSGRYHPGKDKPDPKTWKANFRCALNSLPDVCELHEHSRKRGNNAFRVYRMMPSMQPRRRRRGLRLFSRPEGRPPRLRDAAEGEFSAWQPCSTRTISEPTQKDDTPSEDSLDNCQLHSTWEAKPEELEQNEAVFNIMDHVSNTGLWNQSGEQRGWKTHTLWDQWHCMILVSFTSLLVLLRTILTVCTQTTTVTCLVQTTSGNCLTGPPISKH
- the irf1a gene encoding interferon regulatory factor 1a isoform X2 translates to MQHGGRLRLRPWLEEQIQSGRYPGVSWLDQSAQIFQIPWKHAARHGWSIDQDATLFRSWAMHTGRYHPGKDKPDPKTWKANFRCALNSLPDVCELHEHSRKRGNNAFRVYRMMPSMQPRRRRRGLRLFSRPEGRPPRLRDAAEGEFSAWQPCSTRTISEPTQKDDTPSEDSLDNCQLHSTWEAKPEELEQNEAVFNIMDHVSNTGLWNQSGEQRGWKTHTLWDQWHCMILVSFTSLLVLLRTILTVCTQTTTVTCLVQTTSGNCLTGPPISKH
- the irf1a gene encoding interferon regulatory factor 1a isoform X3; its protein translation is MQHGGRLRLRPWLEEQIQSGRYPGVSWLDQSAQIFQIPWKHAARHGWSIDQDATLFRSWAMHTVSLFLVTSGRYHPGKDKPDPKTWKANFRCALNSLPDVCELHEHSRKRGNNAFRVYRMMPSMQPRRRRRGLRLFSRPEGRPPRLRDAAEGEFSAWQPCSTRTISEPTQKDDTPSEDSLDNCQLHSTWEAKPEELEQNEAVFNIMDHVSNTGLWNQSGEQRGWKTHTLWDQWHCAAEDNPYCLHTDHNSDLFGPNYLRELSDWSTHQQTLIP
- the irf1a gene encoding interferon regulatory factor 1a isoform X4; the protein is MQHGGRLRLRPWLEEQIQSGRYPGVSWLDQSAQIFQIPWKHAARHGWSIDQDATLFRSWAMHTGRYHPGKDKPDPKTWKANFRCALNSLPDVCELHEHSRKRGNNAFRVYRMMPSMQPRRRRRGLRLFSRPEGRPPRLRDAAEGEFSAWQPCSTRTISEPTQKDDTPSEDSLDNCQLHSTWEAKPEELEQNEAVFNIMDHVSNTGLWNQSGEQRGWKTHTLWDQWHCAAEDNPYCLHTDHNSDLFGPNYLRELSDWSTHQQTLIP